Proteins co-encoded in one Anabas testudineus chromosome 8, fAnaTes1.2, whole genome shotgun sequence genomic window:
- the slc1a9 gene encoding solute carrier family 1 member 9 — protein MTNQPTANQSNTKKEKEKEENLRDDNTEVAYKDAGHCSRNTHNLLLGLTVLGVVMGAVFGMLLRYMKVTDSSALTMVSFPGEILMRMLKMLILPLIISSLITGLAGLDARSSGRMGSRAMVYYMSTTVIAAVLGVILVLGIHPGNPKLRGGSTTSTNTKNQEVSSLDAFLDLIRNLFPENLVQACFQQVQTVLKKVPIAALNQTDPVLVNRKKLEYKWGMNVLGLIGFFITFGICMGRMGERGKIMCDFFNILNEIIMTMVSMIMWYSPIGIASLIAGKIAAIGDLEVVARQLGMYMVTVIVGLVIHGGLILPAIFFAITRKSPFTFYSGIFQAWITALGTASSAGTLPVTFRCLEENLKIDKRVTRFVLPIGATINMDGTALYEAVAAIFIAQMNDITLDGGQIITVSMTATLASVGAASIPSAGLVTMLLILTAVGLPTQDISLLIAVDWLLDRMRTSINVVGDSFGAGIVDHLSRAELTELDAAEMQMLQHEEELDFIPPPPILTEMDLVDPLKPPELPPRSPRPPKQNHHGPILSQSHSITYSPSRSIRSPSPRSIRSPSPRSVCSHSPRPFRTHSPRLLRRTEPGYCALPSHDNQIPTLPCAYRERDRERERLRRESETEEDEERERVLDEVSDGEESDDTAYDRRHAIPPSDLP, from the exons ATGACAAATCAGCCGACAGCCAACCAGTCcaacacaaaaaaggaaaaggagaaagaagaaaacctgCGAGATGACAATACAGAGGTTGCGTACAAAGATGCCGGCCACTGCAGCCGCAACACCCACAACCTGCTGCTGGGACTCACTGTTTTGG GTGTTGTCATGGGAGCAGTGTTTGGGATGCTGCTGCGGTACATGAAGGTGACTGACAGCTCTGCCCTCACTATGGTCTCCTTCCCTGGAGAAATCCTCATGAGGATGCTGAAGATGCTTATCCTGCCACTTATCATCTCCAGTCTTATCACAG gGCTGGCAGGTCTAGACGCCCGTTCCAGTGGCAGGATGGGTAGTCGAGCCATGGTCTACTACATGTCCACCACTGTAATTGCTGCTGTCCTCGGGGTAATCTTAGTATTGGGGATTCACCCGGGGAACCCCAAGCTGAGGGGAGGCTCGACAACGAGTACAAACACTAAGAACCAGGAGGTCAGCAGTCTGGACGCCTTCCTCGACCTGATCCGAAACCTCTTCCCTGAGAACCTGGTGCAGGCCTGCTTCCAACAG GTTCAGACGGTGCTGAAAAAGGTGCCAATTGCAGCACTAAACCAAACTGACCCTGTTTTAGTGAACAGGAAGAAACTGGAATACAAATGGGGCATGAACGTGCTTG GCTTGATAGGCTTCTTCATCACCTTTGGGATCTGCATGGGTCGGATGGGCGAACGGGGGAAGATAATGTGTGACTTCTTCAACATCCTCAACGAGATCATCATGACGATGGTTTCCATGATCATGTG GTACTCTCCTATTGGCATTGCCTCTCTGATTGCGGGGAAGATTGCAGCCATTGGAGACCTGGAGGTGGTGGCCAGGCAGCTGGGGATGTACATGGTGACAGTCATCGTGGGCCTGGTGATCCACGGCGGCTTGATCCTACCCGCTATATTCTTCGCTATCACCAGAAAAAGCCCCTTTACTTTTTACTCTGGAATCTTCCAGGCTTGGATCACTGCTTTGGGCACGGCTAGCAG TGCGGGGACATTACCCGTCACCTTCCGCTGCTTGGAGGAAAATCTGAAGATTGACAAGCGTGTGACTCGCTTCGTGCTGCCCATAGGTGCTACCATTAATATGGATGGCACTGCCTTATACGAGGCCGTGGCAGCCATCTTTATTGCCCAGATGAATGACATCACCCTAGATGGTGGACAGATCATCACTGTCAG TATGACTGCCACTCTGGCCAGTGTTGGAGCTGCCAGTATTCCCAGTGCTGGACTTGTGACCATGCTGCTGATCCTGACTGCTGTCGGCTTGCCCACCCAAGACATCAGTCTGCTCATCGCTGTCGACTGGCTGCT TGACAGAATGCGTACCTCCATCAATGTGGTGGGGGACTCATTCGGTGCCGGGATAGTGGACCATTTGTCGAGGGCGGAACTCACTGAACTCGATGCAGCAGAAATGCAAATGCTTCAACATGAAGAGGAGCTCGATTTCATCCCTCCTCCACCGATCCTCACAGAGATGGACCTGGTTGACCCCCTCAAACCGCCTGAGCTGCCACCCCGCTCCCCTCGGCCACCCAAACAAAACCACCACGGCCCCATTCTCTCCCAGTCCCACTCTATCACTTATTCACCATCCCGTTCTATCCGATCTCCATCACCTCGCTCCATTCGTTCTCCATCTCCGCGTTCCGTCTGCTCCCACTCTCCCCGGCCTTTCCGTACTCATTCACCACGCCTCCTCCGCAGGACGGAGCCGGGTTACTGCGCCCTGCCCAGCCATGATAACCAG ATACCCACACTGCCTTGCgcttacagagagagagacagggaaagGGAGCGGCTGAGGCGAGAGAGTGAAAcggaagaggatgaggagagggagagggttTTGGATGAAGTAAGCGATGGCGAGGAGAGTGATGACACTGCTTATGATAGGAGGCACGCCATCCCACCGAGCGACCTGCCTTGA
- the LOC113159137 gene encoding uncharacterized protein LOC113159137, producing MHWLPLVAMVIASALPFPHNPVSRIAVPTTEPGFDIRREHSREPAVGLAAPRTNYNYHGNASRTDYNMASALSQHTNTQNLHTKDYVKSSIHEETSTFKVENQGTYQSNSNSGSKHNVPAEGGTLRTEDIFKGHFLPKDDKADSRQDSSFVDHVQDSTDRPLQVSTVETINAVSPAATLEGQRRPELTAPSEQLRDTTGRTGGEKTLRSGRGLAEASLTLEAGLGLETGWDSMLDGDEMFLDAHPRVLFSPSPSPPEHPPLLLMLETGMLEEDRVREEQEDMDSHVEGHGDRAIDRSTTLSSTTFPSEVARPVKRDKRSHLVDRRRGERSVCEAESIWVTDKKTAIDSHGQQVTILQDIQTQTGPLKQYFYETRCRQAEQQSNTSKSRSSGAAAKPQGTGVAGASCLGVDKKWLSECKAKQSFVRALTKDANNRTGWRWIRIDSSCVCVLLSRANQTPGREFLTRKGRG from the coding sequence ATGCACTGGCTTCCcctggttgccatggtgatcGCCTCGGCCCTGCCCTTCCCTCACAACCCCGTGTCCAGGATAGCTGTCCCAACGACGGAGCCTGGCTTTGACATCCGCAGAGAGCACAGTCGTGAACCAGCGGTTGGCCTCGCAGCTCCTCGTACGAATTACAACTACCATGGAAATGCCTCACGAACGGACTACAACATGGCTTCTGCTCTCAGccaacacaccaacacacaaaacCTCCACACTAAGGATTATGTGAAATCCTCCATACATGAAGAGACTTCCACGTTCAAAGTGGAAAATCAAGGAACCTACCAGTCAAATAGCAACTCAGGCAGTAAGCACAATGTTCCCGCAGAAGGAGGAACACTCAGGACCGAGGATATTTTTAAGGGTCATTTTTTACCAAAGGACGACAAAGCTGACAGCAGACAAGACTCCAGTTTTGTGGATCATGTTCAGGACTCTACAGATAGACCTTTGCAGGTTTCTACAGTGGAAACTATTAATGCTGTCAGTCCTGCTGCTACACTAGAGGGTCAACGAAGACCAGAACTGACTGCTCCCTCGGAGCAGCTGAGAGATACAACTGGCAGGACGGGGGGTGAGAAGACACTGAGGTCTGGAAGAGGTCTGGCTGAGGCAAGCTTGACCCTGGAGGCAGGGCTGGGTTTGGAGACTGGGTGGGACAGCATGCTAGACGGGGACGAGATGTTTCTGGACGCACATCCACGAGTCCTGTTCTCACCCTCGCCCTCACCTCCAGAGCACCCTCCTCTGCTGCTTATGTTGGAGACCGGCATGCTGGAGGAGGATCGGgtcagagaggagcaggaggacaTGGATTCACACGTCGAGGGTCACGGGGACCGGGCAATTGACAGGAGCACAACTCTGAGTTCTACCACATTTCCCAGTGAGGTTGCCCGTCCGGTCAAAAGGGATAAACGCTCACACTTGGTTGACAGAAGGAGAGGGGAACGGTCTGTGTGTGAAGCAGAAAGCATTTGGGTAACTGACAAAAAGACTGCCATTGACTCCCACGGTCAGCAGGTCACCATCTTACAGGATATTCAGACCCAGACAGGACCACTCAAACAGTACTTCTACGAGACTCGCTGTCGCCAGGCTGAGCAGCAGAGCAACACCAGCAAGTCAAGGAGTTCAGGTGCAGCAGCAAAACCCCAGGGGACGGGCGTAGCTGGGGCTAGCTGCTTGGGCGTAGACAAAAAGTGGTTGAGCGAGTGTAAAGCTAAGCAGTCGTTTGTCCGAGCACTCACCAAAGATGCGAATAACAGAACCGGATGGAGGTGGATCCGCATCGACTcgtcttgtgtctgtgtgctgctgtccAGAGCAAACCAGACACCGGGGAGGGAGTTCTTGACAAGGAAGGGGAGAGGCTga